In the Fibrobacter sp. UWR4 genome, one interval contains:
- a CDS encoding PAS domain-containing protein, with protein sequence MTTNEMNTIDLATFEVNAQGRLLSGNKRFCRMFGFEESEVQWHYVTDLYRHVKDWDEFRNAAEGDRFEARLKNRKGRSFDCMIVREVFQNDAGEMCFRNVVLRKGESVAAPVGENKLAMVYLARCSHCGCSVRVSNMGETRLRMLCDGCAAVAYPEAYHLKEAVK encoded by the coding sequence ATGACTACCAATGAAATGAATACCATAGACCTGGCCACTTTTGAGGTTAACGCTCAGGGCCGTCTCCTAAGTGGTAACAAGCGTTTCTGCCGCATGTTCGGGTTCGAGGAATCCGAGGTCCAGTGGCATTACGTTACTGACCTGTACCGTCACGTCAAGGACTGGGACGAATTCAGGAATGCCGCCGAAGGGGATCGTTTCGAGGCTCGTCTCAAAAACCGTAAAGGCCGTAGCTTTGACTGCATGATCGTTCGTGAAGTGTTCCAGAACGATGCCGGCGAAATGTGTTTCCGCAATGTGGTTTTACGTAAGGGTGAATCTGTTGCCGCTCCTGTTGGTGAAAACAAGCTTGCCATGGTTTATCTGGCTCGCTGCTCTCATTGCGGTTGCAGTGTCCGTGTGTCCAACATGGGGGAGACCCGTCTTCGCATGCTTTGCGATGGATGCGCTGCGGTTGCCTATCCTGAGGCTTATCACCTGAAGGAAGCCGTAAAGTAA
- a CDS encoding M3 family oligoendopeptidase: MSRFFVPENFNVDDVKQVDSLFASLLDEEIENSPAALRNWIMKWSELGSVLQEVSCRRYVAMTCNTADEEAAKAYESFVENVDPITSEYDDKLNKKLMAHPAKDLLKDEFGVWFKSIQVSLDLFSPENIPLETEEVKAVQAYQKITGGMSVEFDGKVQTLQQLGAYLERTDRDLREKAWRVTWERRMQDKEALDKSFDELFAIRNKIAKNAHCKDYIDFIYMAKRRDYTPKHCKDFHESVEKLVLPLLKEIYKKRAAKMGLAALRPWDLNVDPLNRAPLTPYNSGDELIEKVDQIFESIHPQAGKWARQMQAQKLIDPDSRLGKAPGGYQIGFDESRLPFIFMNSAKTDRDIYTLLHESGHSFHQFALANQPILAYRDVPSEFAEVASMSMELIGMSNLKPFYGNDQESLKRSAENELEDVIWLFPWVASIDSFQHELYSRPNHNAADREAIWKGIMDRYDAGVDYSGLEMYRDNMWQKQLHLFECPFYYIEYGIAQLGALQVWANFKKDPQKAINDLFKAESLGYSVSVPDMFKAANINFDFTAKTIEPLMQTVWDELSKF; the protein is encoded by the coding sequence ATGAGTCGTTTTTTTGTACCCGAGAATTTTAATGTAGATGACGTAAAGCAGGTGGATTCTTTATTCGCATCTTTGCTGGACGAAGAAATCGAAAACTCCCCCGCAGCCCTCCGCAACTGGATTATGAAATGGAGCGAGCTAGGTTCCGTATTACAGGAAGTAAGCTGCCGCCGCTATGTGGCCATGACTTGCAATACTGCAGACGAAGAAGCCGCAAAGGCCTACGAATCCTTCGTCGAAAATGTGGATCCCATTACCAGCGAATACGACGACAAGCTGAACAAGAAATTGATGGCACATCCCGCAAAGGATTTGCTGAAAGATGAATTCGGCGTGTGGTTCAAGAGCATCCAGGTATCCCTGGACCTGTTCAGCCCCGAAAACATTCCTCTGGAAACGGAAGAAGTGAAGGCAGTCCAGGCTTACCAGAAGATCACTGGCGGCATGAGCGTGGAATTTGACGGAAAGGTTCAGACCCTGCAGCAGTTGGGCGCCTACCTGGAACGTACGGACCGTGACCTTCGCGAAAAGGCATGGCGCGTCACCTGGGAACGCCGCATGCAGGACAAGGAAGCTCTGGACAAATCCTTCGACGAGCTGTTCGCCATCCGTAACAAGATCGCAAAGAACGCTCACTGCAAGGACTACATCGACTTTATCTACATGGCCAAGCGCCGCGACTACACGCCCAAGCATTGCAAGGACTTCCACGAAAGTGTGGAAAAGCTGGTGCTCCCCCTGCTGAAGGAAATCTACAAGAAGCGCGCTGCCAAGATGGGTCTTGCAGCACTTCGTCCTTGGGACTTGAACGTGGACCCGCTGAACCGCGCTCCCCTTACGCCTTATAACTCCGGCGACGAGCTGATCGAAAAGGTGGACCAGATTTTTGAAAGCATTCACCCGCAGGCAGGCAAGTGGGCCCGCCAGATGCAGGCCCAGAAGTTGATCGACCCGGATTCTCGCCTGGGTAAGGCACCCGGCGGCTACCAGATTGGCTTTGACGAATCCCGCCTCCCCTTCATTTTCATGAATTCCGCCAAGACGGACCGTGACATCTATACGCTGCTCCACGAATCCGGACATTCCTTCCATCAGTTCGCCCTGGCCAACCAACCTATCCTCGCCTACCGCGACGTCCCTTCCGAATTTGCGGAAGTGGCCAGCATGAGTATGGAACTGATCGGCATGAGCAACCTGAAGCCGTTCTACGGTAACGACCAGGAATCCCTGAAGCGCAGTGCGGAAAACGAACTGGAAGACGTCATCTGGTTGTTCCCCTGGGTGGCAAGCATCGACAGCTTCCAGCACGAACTTTATAGCCGTCCCAACCACAATGCAGCCGACCGCGAAGCGATCTGGAAGGGCATCATGGACCGATACGACGCCGGCGTGGACTATTCCGGACTTGAAATGTACCGCGACAACATGTGGCAGAAGCAGCTCCACCTGTTCGAATGCCCCTTCTACTATATAGAATACGGCATTGCCCAGCTGGGAGCGCTCCAGGTGTGGGCAAATTTCAAGAAGGATCCCCAGAAGGCCATTAACGACCTGTTCAAGGCAGAAAGTTTGGGCTACAGCGTGTCTGTTCCGGACATGTTCAAGGCTGCAAACATCAATTTTGACTTTACAGCCAAGACCATTGAACCCTTGATGCAGACCGTCTGGGACGAACTGAGCAAATTTTAA
- a CDS encoding amidophosphoribosyltransferase, whose product MGGFCGVISKNDCVTDLFFGTDYHSHLGTHRGGLAVLKSDGNFHRSIHNIQNTPFRSKFENDLAKFAGNIGLGVISDTDPQPLVMTCKHGTFALVTVGLISNIEDLKNELFQNNCMQLQYSTTSGMVGPTEVVSALIATQDSIVAGLNYVQQKIKGSCSVLVMDSNGKFYASRDKWGRTPIIIGKKDGSVIAVQESCALPNLGYDHLRDLGPGEIAELTPDGINTLVEPGKKMAICSFLWVYYGYPASAYEGRNVEMTRYRCGSALAKRTPTEADAACGIPDSGTSHALGYAHEAGIKFARPFVKYTPTWARSFMPQDQRQREHVASMKLIPIPGLIDNKRLVFCDDSIVRGTQLGKQAEKLYSMGCKETHMRIACPPLVYPCKFINFSRSKSVYDLITRRYIREKEGENADLDKYTNPDSQEYKDMVDYIRRNLNLTTLAFQRIDDLIQAIGLPEDQLCTFCWTGKDYAETGDCYHCPCHAEEDK is encoded by the coding sequence ATGGGCGGCTTTTGTGGCGTTATTTCCAAGAACGATTGCGTTACCGATCTGTTCTTTGGTACTGACTATCATTCTCACCTAGGCACTCACCGCGGCGGTCTGGCTGTGCTAAAGTCCGATGGAAACTTCCATCGTTCTATCCACAACATCCAGAACACCCCCTTCCGCAGCAAGTTCGAAAACGACCTGGCAAAGTTCGCCGGCAATATCGGCCTGGGTGTCATTTCCGATACGGACCCGCAGCCCCTGGTCATGACCTGCAAGCATGGCACTTTCGCCCTGGTTACTGTGGGCCTTATCTCCAACATCGAAGATCTTAAGAACGAATTGTTCCAGAACAACTGCATGCAGTTGCAGTATTCCACCACCAGCGGTATGGTTGGCCCTACCGAAGTAGTTTCCGCTTTGATCGCCACCCAGGATTCCATTGTTGCAGGTCTCAACTACGTGCAGCAGAAGATCAAGGGTAGCTGTTCTGTTCTCGTGATGGACAGCAACGGCAAGTTCTACGCCTCCCGCGACAAGTGGGGCCGTACTCCCATTATCATCGGTAAGAAGGATGGTTCCGTCATCGCCGTGCAGGAAAGCTGCGCCCTCCCCAACTTGGGCTACGACCACCTCCGCGACCTGGGCCCCGGCGAAATCGCCGAACTCACCCCCGATGGAATCAACACCTTGGTTGAACCGGGCAAGAAGATGGCTATCTGCTCCTTCCTGTGGGTTTACTACGGCTACCCGGCATCTGCCTACGAAGGCCGCAATGTGGAAATGACCCGCTATCGCTGCGGTTCTGCCCTTGCAAAGCGTACTCCGACTGAAGCCGATGCCGCCTGCGGTATTCCCGACTCCGGCACTTCCCACGCCCTTGGCTACGCCCATGAAGCAGGCATCAAGTTCGCCCGCCCGTTCGTAAAGTATACCCCGACTTGGGCACGTTCCTTCATGCCCCAGGACCAGCGTCAGCGTGAACACGTCGCTTCCATGAAGCTGATTCCTATTCCGGGTCTTATCGACAACAAGCGCCTGGTGTTCTGCGACGACTCCATTGTCCGCGGCACCCAGCTGGGTAAGCAGGCCGAAAAGCTTTACTCCATGGGGTGTAAGGAAACCCACATGCGTATTGCATGCCCTCCCCTGGTCTACCCCTGTAAGTTCATCAACTTCTCCCGTTCCAAGAGCGTGTACGACTTGATTACCCGCCGCTACATCCGCGAAAAGGAAGGCGAGAACGCCGATCTGGACAAGTACACCAATCCGGATTCCCAGGAATACAAGGACATGGTGGACTACATCCGTCGCAACCTGAACCTGACCACCTTGGCCTTCCAGCGCATCGACGATCTGATCCAGGCTATCGGCCTGCCGGAAGATCAGCTCTGCACCTTCTGCTGGACCGGCAAGGACTACGCAGAAACGGGCGACTGCTATCACTGCCCCTGCCACGCTGAAGAAGACAAGTAA
- a CDS encoding ATP-binding protein, translating into MQWKNRKDRKPLILRGVRQCGKTWALKEFGRTSFENVAYFNFDFDQSLASVFESTKDPKRLIPQLSLLSGVPIEPQKTLIVFDEIQCCGKALNSLKYFCEDAPEYAVASAGSLLGVSLSKDGFPVGKVQFLNVYPMDFEEYLAASGAENFANYMQSIDSLENIPLAFASPLEEKLKQYFVSGGMPGLVKNFVQNYDSTQVDFGLDELNDSYERDFARHADRGDFPRISLIWKSVPSQLARENKKFMYSAAKPGARAREYEDALMWLANAGLTYKVARIKKPGIPLLAYEDLSAFKIYLADVGLLRRLSRVTPQTVIQGDALYTEFRGAFAENYVLQALRKQYGKNIFYWTDENSRYEVDFIVQHESFIIPVEVKSGKNIISTSMKNYASRFDDTTKLRVRFSMKNLSLDENVLNIPLYLADQAKRLIALAVDKMG; encoded by the coding sequence TTGCAATGGAAGAATCGCAAAGACCGGAAACCGCTCATATTGCGGGGTGTTCGCCAATGCGGAAAAACGTGGGCACTAAAGGAATTTGGCCGCACCAGCTTTGAAAATGTGGCCTATTTCAACTTCGATTTTGACCAAAGCCTCGCTTCTGTTTTCGAAAGCACAAAGGATCCCAAGCGTTTGATTCCACAACTTTCCCTGTTGAGTGGAGTCCCCATAGAACCGCAAAAAACGCTCATTGTATTTGATGAAATCCAGTGCTGCGGCAAGGCGCTGAACAGCCTCAAGTATTTTTGCGAAGACGCTCCAGAATATGCAGTGGCAAGCGCGGGCTCCTTGCTCGGAGTCTCGCTTTCGAAGGACGGCTTCCCTGTAGGGAAGGTCCAGTTCCTGAATGTCTATCCCATGGATTTTGAAGAGTATCTGGCCGCCTCGGGAGCAGAGAACTTTGCTAATTACATGCAGTCCATTGACTCGCTAGAAAATATTCCGCTTGCGTTTGCTTCTCCTCTCGAAGAAAAACTCAAGCAGTATTTTGTGAGCGGGGGAATGCCTGGTTTAGTCAAGAATTTTGTTCAAAATTACGATTCCACCCAAGTGGATTTCGGGCTCGATGAACTGAACGATTCTTACGAGCGTGATTTTGCCCGCCATGCCGATCGCGGTGATTTTCCAAGAATATCCCTGATTTGGAAATCCGTGCCGTCGCAGCTTGCGCGTGAAAACAAAAAGTTCATGTACAGCGCGGCAAAACCCGGAGCTCGTGCCCGTGAATACGAAGATGCGCTAATGTGGTTGGCAAATGCAGGTCTTACGTACAAAGTAGCGCGTATCAAGAAGCCGGGAATACCCTTGTTGGCGTATGAAGATTTGTCCGCCTTCAAAATCTACTTGGCCGATGTAGGCCTTTTGCGCAGACTTTCGAGAGTGACTCCGCAAACGGTCATCCAGGGCGATGCTCTCTATACGGAATTTCGTGGAGCGTTTGCCGAAAACTATGTGCTGCAGGCGCTGCGTAAGCAATATGGCAAAAATATATTCTACTGGACCGATGAAAATTCAAGATACGAAGTGGACTTCATCGTCCAGCATGAAAGTTTCATTATTCCAGTAGAAGTGAAGTCCGGTAAAAACATTATTTCGACCAGCATGAAAAACTACGCGAGCCGTTTTGACGACACCACAAAACTTCGCGTCCGTTTCTCCATGAAAAATCTGTCCCTCGACGAGAACGTTTTGAACATACCGCTCTATCTCGCCGACCAGGCGAAGCGCCTCATTGCGCTTGCCGTAGATAAAATGGGTTGA
- a CDS encoding alpha/beta hydrolase — protein sequence MSQTSEKYRVEWLAADQARDAGLVEPADVVAFKDIPYGEFGDWNLLDLYVPKAADRNTALETSQKLPVIISIHGGAFVYGQKETYKFYLMSLAARGFAVVNFNYRLAPEFKFPAALEDTDAVVHWVMDNASKYNLDAKNIFMVGDSAGANYAALYAIYCVNTEYARKVQDAANSWYGKQARINPPLAFKPRAIALNCGLYDVTNDRDNHADIMVDLFGEHLKECCEYLNVMDYLTVDFPPAFVMTGEYDFLKLQNRHMDWALSKQNLPHIFKSYGNTENKEISHVFHVNMKLPLAHLCNDEECEFFKGKL from the coding sequence ATGTCACAAACCAGCGAAAAATACAGAGTTGAATGGCTTGCGGCTGACCAGGCCCGTGACGCAGGGCTTGTAGAGCCTGCAGATGTTGTGGCATTCAAGGATATTCCCTACGGCGAATTTGGCGACTGGAATCTGCTGGATTTGTATGTGCCCAAGGCCGCGGACAGAAATACCGCACTTGAAACATCGCAAAAGCTCCCGGTGATTATCAGCATTCACGGTGGCGCATTCGTTTACGGACAGAAGGAAACGTACAAGTTTTATCTCATGAGCCTGGCCGCCCGAGGATTCGCCGTGGTAAATTTCAACTACAGGCTGGCTCCCGAATTCAAGTTTCCGGCAGCGTTGGAAGATACCGATGCCGTGGTCCATTGGGTTATGGATAACGCAAGCAAGTACAATCTGGACGCAAAAAACATCTTTATGGTGGGCGATTCTGCGGGTGCTAATTATGCGGCTCTTTACGCCATTTATTGCGTGAATACTGAGTATGCCCGTAAAGTGCAGGATGCCGCAAATTCCTGGTACGGGAAACAGGCGAGGATCAATCCTCCCCTAGCTTTCAAGCCCCGGGCAATTGCCTTGAACTGCGGTCTTTACGACGTGACCAACGATCGTGACAATCACGCCGACATCATGGTGGACTTGTTCGGCGAGCATCTCAAGGAATGCTGCGAATACCTGAACGTGATGGATTACCTGACGGTCGATTTTCCGCCAGCATTCGTGATGACGGGAGAGTATGACTTCTTGAAATTGCAGAACCGCCACATGGACTGGGCTCTTTCAAAACAAAACCTCCCCCACATCTTTAAATCCTACGGGAACACCGAAAATAAGGAAATTTCCCACGTTTTTCACGTGAACATGAAACTCCCCCTCGCCCACCTTTGCAATGACGAGGAATGCGAGTTTTTTAAGGGGAAACTTTAA
- the grpE gene encoding nucleotide exchange factor GrpE: protein MADENLQEPTAEERAKFEQDLENVMKEAAEAEKAEQAEAAQDSPAENSAEQPAEGAAEEPQPTESAEDILKAELAAANDRNLRLMAEFDNFRRRSAREQLDIIETANGKLLEKLSEVLDNFERAFAAENKAKDLDTFEKGMQMIHDQFAKVLTDAGLEQLDPTGQEFDPNCHEALMQQPSETVPENHVVTVFMKGYKLKNKILKPAKVIVSSGK from the coding sequence ATGGCTGACGAAAATTTGCAGGAACCTACCGCTGAAGAACGCGCAAAGTTTGAACAGGATCTCGAAAACGTGATGAAGGAAGCTGCTGAAGCAGAAAAAGCTGAACAGGCCGAAGCTGCCCAGGACTCCCCCGCCGAAAATTCTGCTGAACAGCCGGCTGAAGGTGCTGCCGAAGAACCGCAGCCCACGGAATCTGCCGAAGATATCCTGAAGGCTGAGCTGGCCGCCGCCAACGACCGCAATCTTCGCCTTATGGCTGAATTTGACAACTTCCGTCGTCGTAGTGCCCGTGAACAGTTGGACATTATCGAAACTGCCAACGGCAAGCTCCTGGAAAAGCTTTCTGAAGTGCTGGATAACTTCGAACGCGCCTTTGCCGCCGAAAACAAGGCCAAGGACCTGGATACCTTCGAAAAGGGCATGCAGATGATCCACGACCAGTTTGCCAAGGTTCTCACCGACGCAGGTCTCGAACAGCTGGACCCCACCGGCCAGGAATTCGACCCCAACTGCCACGAAGCCCTGATGCAGCAACCTAGCGAAACCGTTCCCGAAAATCACGTGGTAACCGTGTTCATGAAGGGCTACAAGCTCAAGAACAAGATCCTGAAGCCTGCCAAGGTTATCGTTTCTTCCGGCAAGTAG